One window of Methanogenium organophilum genomic DNA carries:
- the ppsA gene encoding phosphoenolpyruvate synthase, translated as MTKVPNILWLAEIQKEDVPSVGGKGASLGEMTSVGLPVPNAFVVTAQAFRRYIEGAKIDKEIFSRLAGLDVENADLLEKTAADVKGIVMKAPVPDEIREEIIRSYAKMGDDVVVAVRSSATAEDLPDASFAGQQDTYLNIKGVDALVEAVQMCWASLYGARAIYYRAKQGFDDSIVDIAVVVQQLVRSEKAGVLFSSHPVTGEPTSIIEGSWGLGEAVVSGTVSPDNYIFDARAGRVIDRYIATKKVEILPDGEHGTKEVPVPPERQDIPVLSDDEIAALAKFGKVSETHYGVPQDVEWSIVGNTIYILQSRPITTIAGNAGVTQETESSGEIILEGQGASPGIATGRVVLVNTVKDLGRINDGDIMVAKMTNPDMVPGMRKVSAIITDEGGMTCHAAIVSRELGTPAVVGTRDATHVLKEGDIVTVDGEKGIVFDGAIAPVQDEAPAVVVAAAAPIITATSVKVNVSLPEAAARAAATGADGVGLLRIEHMILGLNKTPGWYIRNNREEEFVKELYDGIKVVLDAFPGKPVWVRTLDAPTDEFRNMEGGEDEPEEHNPMLGWRGIRRDLQQTEQFRLQVEVFKRLWSEGYSNMGLMFPLVGHPKEFIQAKQMLAGWGVDVENTTLGIMVEIPSSALMIDEFIAAGINFASFGTNDLIQYTLAIDRNNQNVADMYFPKHPAVLKLIEYAIGRCREGGVECSICGQAGSDPEMVEWLIRTGITSVSSNIDAVQKIRETAARTEQRMLLDMARR; from the coding sequence ATGACAAAAGTCCCCAATATTCTGTGGCTTGCCGAGATTCAGAAAGAGGATGTCCCTTCCGTCGGTGGGAAGGGCGCATCTCTTGGAGAAATGACCTCCGTTGGTTTGCCGGTTCCTAATGCATTTGTGGTAACAGCACAGGCATTTCGCCGGTATATCGAGGGTGCAAAGATTGACAAAGAGATATTCTCCCGCCTTGCGGGCCTTGACGTTGAGAACGCGGATCTTCTTGAGAAGACAGCCGCCGATGTAAAAGGCATCGTCATGAAAGCGCCGGTGCCGGACGAAATCCGTGAGGAAATCATTCGTTCCTATGCAAAGATGGGAGATGATGTCGTGGTTGCTGTCCGTTCCAGTGCAACGGCAGAAGACCTTCCTGACGCCAGTTTTGCCGGTCAGCAGGATACCTATCTGAACATTAAGGGCGTGGACGCCCTTGTTGAGGCGGTTCAGATGTGTTGGGCCTCACTCTACGGTGCACGGGCAATCTACTACCGTGCAAAACAGGGATTCGATGACTCCATCGTTGATATTGCCGTCGTTGTGCAGCAGCTTGTTCGTTCCGAGAAGGCTGGTGTGCTCTTCTCTTCCCATCCGGTGACGGGTGAACCGACCTCAATTATTGAAGGTTCGTGGGGGCTGGGAGAGGCGGTTGTCTCCGGTACGGTCTCACCTGACAATTATATCTTTGACGCACGGGCGGGACGGGTTATCGACCGTTATATTGCGACCAAGAAAGTGGAGATTCTGCCGGACGGAGAACATGGGACGAAGGAAGTGCCAGTACCCCCGGAGCGTCAGGACATACCGGTGCTCTCTGATGACGAGATCGCAGCCCTTGCAAAGTTCGGGAAGGTGTCTGAAACACACTATGGTGTTCCACAGGATGTGGAGTGGAGCATCGTCGGTAACACCATCTATATCCTCCAGTCACGGCCTATTACTACCATTGCCGGAAACGCTGGTGTGACGCAGGAAACGGAGAGCAGCGGGGAAATCATCCTCGAGGGACAGGGTGCATCACCAGGTATAGCTACCGGTCGGGTTGTCCTGGTGAACACGGTAAAAGACCTCGGGCGTATCAATGACGGCGATATCATGGTCGCAAAGATGACCAATCCTGATATGGTGCCGGGTATGCGCAAGGTGAGTGCGATCATCACTGATGAAGGTGGTATGACCTGTCATGCGGCAATCGTCTCCCGTGAATTGGGTACTCCTGCTGTTGTCGGAACAAGGGATGCTACTCATGTGCTGAAAGAAGGGGACATTGTGACCGTCGACGGTGAGAAAGGCATTGTCTTTGACGGCGCGATTGCCCCGGTTCAGGATGAAGCCCCCGCCGTTGTGGTGGCTGCCGCAGCACCGATCATCACCGCAACCTCTGTCAAGGTGAATGTCTCCCTTCCCGAGGCTGCGGCACGGGCGGCTGCCACCGGTGCAGATGGTGTAGGCCTCCTGAGAATTGAGCATATGATCCTCGGCCTCAACAAGACCCCCGGATGGTATATCCGAAATAACCGCGAAGAGGAATTTGTCAAAGAGCTCTATGACGGCATTAAAGTGGTTCTGGACGCATTCCCCGGTAAACCGGTATGGGTCAGAACGCTTGACGCTCCCACAGATGAGTTCCGGAATATGGAAGGTGGAGAGGATGAGCCTGAGGAGCACAACCCGATGCTCGGATGGCGCGGCATCCGCCGTGACCTTCAGCAGACTGAGCAGTTCCGTCTGCAGGTTGAGGTCTTCAAGAGACTCTGGAGTGAGGGATACAGCAATATGGGTCTGATGTTCCCGCTTGTAGGCCACCCGAAAGAGTTCATCCAGGCAAAGCAGATGCTTGCGGGGTGGGGTGTGGATGTAGAGAACACCACCCTTGGAATCATGGTTGAGATTCCGTCCAGTGCCCTGATGATTGATGAGTTCATTGCAGCAGGGATCAACTTTGCATCCTTCGGCACCAATGACCTGATTCAGTATACCCTTGCAATCGACCGCAACAACCAGAACGTGGCGGATATGTACTTCCCGAAGCACCCGGCTGTTCTCAAACTTATTGAGTATGCCATCGGCAGATGCCGTGAAGGCGGGGTCGAATGCTCCATCTGCGGACAGGCAGGATCTGACCCTGAAATGGTTGAGTGGCTCATCAGAACCGGTATCACCAGTGTATCTTCAAATATCGACGCGGTTCAGAAGATCCGTGAGACTGCTGCCCGGACCGAGCAGCGGATGCTCCTTGATATGGCGAGACGATAA
- the serA gene encoding phosphoglycerate dehydrogenase encodes MTDFTVLVSDPLADEGVDILREYCNVDVKTGLSEEELIEIIGKYDGLLVRSGTQVTATVIAAAEKLKFIGRAGAGVDNIDLDAATGKGIIVANAPSGNTLAACEHTLAMMMSLSRNIPQATASVKAGEWKRSQFMGVELNSKVLGIVGFGRIGQELAKRANALEMRCIAYDPYINVERAKELGVEVCTLDELFPQADFITVHTPLVKETKHLINKDTIAQMKTGVRIVNCARGGIIDEEALADAIEAGKIAGAALDVYENEPPEGQRIVALPQVITTPHLGASTVEAQQNVAVSVAKQCIEVLEGGSARFVVNAPMVPLDLQERIEPYAQLAQKMGKLLIQLIDGRIESIEIEYGGKAADFGRNTKYITRLALKGMLDPILQEPVNIVNAELAATERGIRVSESITTESKGFTNIMTFTIKTDTMEESVSGNVSSADKIRIVAIGEYMTDMTPGGDVVISRHRDVPGVIGQFATIIGKYNVNIAGMQVGRNEPGQEAIMVLNVDAEVPAEAMEQIVKIDGVSTARFAHI; translated from the coding sequence GTGACGGATTTTACAGTACTGGTCAGTGACCCACTGGCAGACGAAGGTGTCGACATCCTTCGTGAATACTGCAATGTCGATGTGAAGACCGGTCTCAGTGAAGAAGAACTGATTGAGATCATCGGAAAATATGACGGACTGCTCGTACGTAGCGGGACACAGGTCACCGCAACCGTGATTGCAGCAGCAGAAAAGCTGAAATTCATTGGACGTGCCGGTGCAGGAGTCGACAATATTGACCTTGATGCCGCAACCGGCAAGGGCATCATCGTCGCAAACGCGCCCTCCGGCAACACCCTCGCCGCCTGTGAGCACACACTTGCCATGATGATGTCACTCTCGCGCAATATTCCGCAGGCGACAGCGTCTGTGAAGGCAGGTGAGTGGAAACGCTCACAGTTTATGGGCGTTGAGCTCAACAGCAAGGTGCTGGGCATTGTCGGATTTGGAAGAATCGGGCAGGAACTTGCCAAGCGGGCAAACGCTCTTGAGATGCGTTGTATCGCTTACGACCCGTACATCAATGTAGAACGGGCCAAAGAACTCGGTGTCGAGGTCTGCACACTGGACGAACTCTTCCCCCAGGCAGACTTCATCACGGTTCACACTCCGCTTGTGAAAGAGACAAAGCATCTCATCAACAAAGACACGATCGCGCAGATGAAGACGGGTGTACGCATCGTCAACTGTGCCCGCGGCGGCATCATTGACGAAGAGGCACTCGCAGATGCCATTGAGGCAGGTAAGATAGCAGGGGCAGCACTCGATGTTTATGAGAATGAACCGCCGGAAGGCCAGCGCATTGTCGCACTCCCGCAGGTCATCACCACTCCGCACCTTGGCGCATCAACCGTTGAAGCGCAACAAAATGTTGCAGTCTCGGTTGCAAAACAGTGCATCGAGGTCCTTGAGGGCGGTTCAGCACGCTTTGTGGTGAACGCACCGATGGTCCCTCTTGACCTGCAGGAAAGAATCGAGCCGTATGCACAGCTGGCACAGAAGATGGGGAAACTCTTAATCCAGCTTATCGACGGCAGAATCGAGTCCATTGAGATCGAGTACGGCGGCAAGGCGGCAGATTTCGGTCGAAATACCAAATACATCACCCGCCTCGCACTCAAGGGCATGCTTGACCCGATTCTGCAGGAACCGGTCAATATTGTGAACGCAGAACTTGCGGCAACAGAACGCGGCATCCGTGTGAGCGAAAGCATCACGACAGAATCAAAGGGATTCACCAACATCATGACATTCACCATAAAGACCGACACGATGGAAGAGTCCGTCTCCGGCAATGTCTCTTCCGCGGATAAGATTCGCATCGTTGCCATTGGCGAGTACATGACCGACATGACACCGGGCGGCGATGTGGTCATCTCACGTCACCGTGACGTGCCGGGTGTCATCGGACAGTTCGCAACCATCATCGGCAAGTATAATGTCAATATCGCAGGCATGCAGGTCGGCCGCAACGAACCCGGACAGGAAGCCATCATGGTCCTGAACGTGGATGCGGAAGTCCCGGCTGAAGCAATGGAGCAGATCGTCAAGATCGACGGCGTATCCACTGCACGCTTCGCGCATATCTGA
- a CDS encoding glycosyltransferase family protein gives MAETHHHRQPHPPAGEPGYPVILFFVCGEGLGHTSRCLKAAQYCEAQGALCHLAAYGQSHAFLTKSGWPRLCTIPREVTLAGNMGLFCIRKTLWNSKAVPRDLARSYRQAQALIAEIQPDIVIADTMYAPVEAARRDGLPVLFITNQNRFSTLAGGGENGWAALGRLVSWYLTLPDKVIIPDFAPPVTVSRYNIDIPSGREDQYRFTGPLIDISRAEYPCTEKTIFASFGGEPFKIPLYRHLAEIAGRRSDLAFEVFAQVPGLPDTTDNFRTHGYVPDLLSHLCCAEVAILHGGLTTLHEALFFGKPVVMIIDPHHPEQGNNARAIIEMGAGVIIRGDEADADRLEAAIEEARRLTVPDFSANYAAENGRMNLWKEIQETLRHPR, from the coding sequence ATGGCAGAGACACACCACCACCGGCAGCCCCACCCACCGGCTGGAGAGCCCGGTTACCCGGTTATCCTCTTCTTTGTCTGTGGAGAGGGACTTGGCCACACCTCCCGCTGCCTGAAGGCAGCACAGTACTGTGAGGCACAGGGTGCCCTCTGCCATCTTGCCGCATACGGACAGTCCCATGCCTTCCTCACCAAATCAGGATGGCCGCGTCTGTGCACGATTCCCCGGGAAGTGACTCTTGCAGGGAATATGGGACTGTTCTGTATCAGAAAGACTCTCTGGAATTCAAAGGCCGTTCCCCGCGACCTTGCACGGTCATACCGGCAGGCACAGGCCCTGATTGCAGAAATACAACCCGACATTGTCATCGCAGACACGATGTATGCCCCGGTAGAAGCCGCCCGGCGCGATGGTCTGCCGGTGCTCTTTATTACCAACCAGAACCGCTTCTCCACGCTTGCCGGCGGCGGGGAGAATGGATGGGCAGCCCTGGGCCGGCTGGTTTCGTGGTACCTCACCCTCCCGGACAAAGTTATCATTCCCGACTTTGCCCCGCCTGTGACGGTAAGCCGGTACAATATCGATATCCCCTCCGGACGGGAGGACCAGTACCGGTTCACCGGCCCACTCATCGATATCTCCCGTGCCGAGTATCCATGCACAGAAAAGACCATCTTTGCATCATTTGGCGGGGAACCGTTCAAGATTCCCCTGTATCGTCACCTGGCAGAGATAGCCGGAAGAAGGAGCGACCTTGCATTCGAGGTCTTTGCCCAGGTGCCGGGATTGCCGGATACAACAGATAACTTCCGCACCCACGGGTACGTGCCGGACCTGCTCTCCCACCTCTGCTGTGCAGAGGTTGCCATCCTCCACGGTGGTCTCACCACCCTGCACGAAGCGCTCTTCTTTGGGAAACCGGTGGTGATGATCATCGACCCGCACCACCCCGAACAGGGGAATAACGCCCGCGCCATTATCGAGATGGGGGCAGGTGTGATTATCCGGGGGGATGAGGCAGATGCTGACCGTCTGGAGGCGGCCATTGAGGAGGCACGGCGTCTCACAGTGCCCGACTTCTCAGCAAATTATGCCGCAGAGAACGGAAGAATGAATCTCTGGAAAGAAATTCAGGAAACCTTACGTCATCCACGGTGA
- a CDS encoding zinc ribbon domain-containing protein, which yields MDRENIHRVEVGDEFRICPVCGYTDAFHTALLRSVDGIGYDIIYICPNCHSRFDIGMKTREPFF from the coding sequence ATGGACCGCGAGAATATTCACAGGGTCGAGGTCGGGGACGAATTCCGCATCTGCCCTGTCTGCGGCTATACCGATGCCTTCCATACCGCGCTTCTGCGTTCCGTTGACGGCATCGGCTATGATATCATATACATCTGTCCAAACTGCCATTCCCGCTTTGATATCGGGATGAAGACTCGCGAACCATTCTTCTAA
- the mfnA gene encoding tyrosine decarboxylase MfnA, with the protein MRSHGIAEEELFSFLTSVKERDRVYRKVLSSMCTLPHPVAVRAMNLFIESNLGDPGLFEGTASLEALLVERLGSLMHLPGACGYATSGGTESNLQALRMARRNAGVRSPNVIVPESAHFSFEKACEILSLEMRVAPSSDGYRMDADATADLMDKNTVAVVGVAGTTEYGALDPIAALADIALDRETAFHVDAAFGGLVLPFLPDAPVFDFQLEGVTSISVDPHKMGMSTIPVGCLLTRDPSMLCSLSVDTPYLTVKQEFTLAGTRSGGAVVGALAVIEHLGRDGFTAVVAECMANHHRLTDGMAALGYPVIGDPEVNVASFDCPDTPEGWQVSRTRHGHMRIVCMPHITTTIIEEFLKDMGDMHV; encoded by the coding sequence ATGCGCAGCCACGGTATAGCAGAAGAGGAACTCTTCTCTTTTCTAACATCCGTTAAAGAGCGTGACCGGGTATATCGGAAAGTACTCAGTTCCATGTGCACGCTGCCTCATCCGGTGGCAGTGCGGGCCATGAACCTTTTTATTGAGTCAAACCTTGGAGATCCGGGTCTCTTTGAAGGGACTGCTTCTCTTGAGGCACTTCTTGTCGAACGGCTGGGGTCCCTGATGCACCTTCCCGGAGCGTGCGGATATGCGACATCGGGCGGCACAGAATCAAATCTTCAGGCCCTCAGGATGGCACGCAGAAACGCAGGGGTGCGCTCCCCGAATGTCATTGTGCCGGAGTCCGCCCACTTCTCGTTTGAGAAGGCATGTGAAATCCTCTCCCTTGAGATGCGTGTCGCCCCGTCATCAGATGGCTACCGGATGGACGCGGATGCGACCGCAGACCTCATGGATAAAAACACGGTTGCTGTGGTAGGAGTTGCCGGAACCACCGAGTACGGGGCGCTTGACCCGATTGCAGCCCTCGCTGATATCGCTCTTGACCGTGAGACGGCGTTTCATGTTGATGCCGCATTTGGCGGGCTTGTTCTGCCGTTTCTGCCGGATGCACCCGTCTTTGACTTTCAGCTGGAGGGTGTCACAAGCATCTCGGTTGACCCCCACAAGATGGGAATGTCCACGATCCCTGTTGGCTGCCTCTTAACCCGTGATCCTTCCATGCTCTGTTCCCTGAGTGTGGATACACCGTATCTGACGGTGAAACAGGAGTTTACGCTGGCAGGTACACGCTCAGGTGGGGCTGTTGTGGGTGCTCTTGCTGTCATCGAACACCTGGGCAGGGATGGCTTTACTGCTGTTGTAGCGGAGTGTATGGCGAATCATCACCGCCTCACGGATGGGATGGCAGCGCTGGGATATCCCGTTATCGGAGACCCGGAAGTGAATGTTGCGTCATTTGACTGTCCGGATACTCCGGAAGGGTGGCAGGTTTCCCGCACGCGTCATGGGCATATGAGAATTGTCTGTATGCCGCACATCACCACCACAATAATTGAAGAATTTCTAAAGGATATGGGCGATATGCATGTTTAA
- a CDS encoding SAM-dependent methyltransferase — MESGKPMEIQEFILKPIGAVHTDGNTFSIEVAEPFRPALQGLEAFSHILVVWWGTNADTRENRHETICTKPYTHGPETIGIFATRSPVRPNPIAVTVVPVLDIDHETGIITVAFIDADDNTPVLDIKPYLPCTERVRDVRVPEWSAHWPAWYEENASFDWAAEFTFRP; from the coding sequence TTGGAGTCCGGAAAACCGATGGAGATACAGGAATTCATCCTGAAACCAATTGGTGCGGTGCATACCGATGGCAATACATTCTCAATTGAAGTGGCAGAACCATTCCGCCCGGCCCTTCAGGGGCTGGAGGCATTCAGTCACATCCTGGTAGTGTGGTGGGGCACCAATGCAGATACCAGGGAGAACCGACATGAGACCATCTGCACAAAGCCCTACACACACGGCCCGGAGACCATCGGCATCTTCGCCACCCGCTCCCCGGTGCGGCCCAACCCCATCGCAGTGACTGTTGTGCCGGTTCTGGATATCGATCACGAGACGGGCATCATCACGGTGGCCTTCATCGATGCCGATGACAATACACCGGTGCTCGATATCAAACCGTATCTCCCGTGCACCGAACGGGTCAGGGATGTCCGTGTGCCCGAGTGGTCGGCGCACTGGCCTGCATGGTACGAGGAGAACGCATCATTTGACTGGGCAGCGGAGTTCACGTTCAGACCGTGA